In the Campylobacter sputorum subsp. sputorum genome, TTGCAAAAGTGGATAAATAACCTAAATATAACAGATGAGTTAAAAATAAAAATAGGTGCAAAAATCATATTTACTACAAATAAATGGGGTGAGTTTTTTAATGGTCAAAGAGGCGAGATAGTTGATATCATTAAAAATTACGATACTATAGATTTTGTTAAAGTTTTGATGGAAAATGGAAATACCATAGATATCATTAGGCAAAAATATGATTTAAGTGAATATGCCTTTGATGGTAATGAAATGAAAGAAAATGTAAGAGCCAGTTATTTTCAGTTTCCTTTCAAATTAGCTTATGCTATAACTATACACAAATCACAAGGAATGAGTATAAATAATCTTACTTGTAATCTTGATAAAATTTTTGTCTCAGGACAGCTTTATGTGGCACTTTCTCGCTCTAGTAATCCAAAAAATTTAAAAATAATTTTTAATAGAAGTGAAAACTTTGAAAATTATATTAAAAAAAATGCTACAATAAATTCCGAAGTTGCTAATTTTTATGCAAAAAATAGCTTTATAAATTTATAGGAGTTATTATGAAAGTTTTATTTTGCCTTTTAGTTTTTTTGTCTTTTAGTTTTAGCGAGGGGATAAATATAGAAAATTTTGAAACAAATTTATACTCAAAAGCTGGAAAAAACAACATTAGAAAAGTTTCTTTGAGTGTTGAACTTATAGGAAGAGATCTGATGGAAAATAAAGGTAAAATTTTAGATAGTATAAATGTTATCATAAGTAGCTATTTTGTAGAAGATATAATGACTTCCAAAGGTAAAGAAAACTTTAAAAATATGGTTTTAGAATACGCTAGAAAGCGATATAATGTTGATTTAGAAGCCATGTATATCATAGAATTAAAAACCATAAGCGAGCCAAGTATGGATGAGATAATAGCTGCTATTAGATCAACTGACATTTGTAAAACTATGGAAAATAAACAACCGCATAATCCACCTCAAACTATACAAAATTTAGAACAAAAACCAAATCAAAGCGAATTTTACAATGGCGGTAATAGCACACAAAGTCCAAATTTAAAAGAATATGATATCACCAAAGATCCAAATTTCGGTAAGGATTTTGGAGAAAATTAATTTTTAACTATATCGTAGTTATCTGGAATATTTGGAATAAAATCATTCCTATCTATAGAAATATCTTTTTGTGTATTGCTTAGCTTTATTTCTACAAAATTATCTAATTTATCTTTATATGTGATAACGCTTGGAAGTGAGTTTTGAAATTTAACTTTATAAGTTATTCCATCGTGGATTGCTTGATATTCATCTGCTGATATTTTTTTTGCACTTTTTAAAATTTTAGTTAAATTTGGACTATCTTTTAAGCTTGAAACTATAACTTGCTCTAAATCAGGTTCAACAATCATAACTTTATCATAACCAAAATATATCGTTTTATTTGTTGGTTCTATGTAGTTCCAAACAGCTTTATTATCATCTGTTGCACTAAAGCTTCCTTTATAAATAATCTTTGCTTTACCACTTGTTACTGTTTGTATAAAGTCGCTTTTTAAGCTCATAAAATCAAGATCATTTGCAAAAACCATAGCACAAAATACAAATAAGATAGATATTTTTTTCATTGTAGATGCCTTTTAAATTTGAAGCAAATACTATCATTAAAAATTAAACAATAAATAAAATAAACTATGATAGAATATTAGCTTAAATTTAAAAAAAGGTGTTTATATAATGATTTCAGCAATTAGAAAAGTTTTTGGAACAAAAAATGATAGAGAAGTAAAAAAATATTTTTCAAAGATAAAAGCCATTAATGCTTTAGAATCAAAATATCAAAATTATAGCGATGATGAGCTAAAATCAACTTTTAATGCTTTAAGAGAAGATATAAAAAATGGTAAAAAAACTCAAAATGAAGTTTTAAATGATGTTTTTGCCATAGTTAGAGAATCATCAAAAAGAGTTTTAAATATGAGGCATTTTGATGTTCAACTCATCGGAGGCATGGTTTTAAATGACGGAAAGATTGCTGAGATGAAAACAGGCGAGGGTAAGACTTTGGTGGCTACACTTCCTGTTGTTTTAAATGCAATGAGTGGCAAGGGCGTTCATGTTGTTACTGTAAATGATTATCTTGCCAAAAGAGACGCACAGCAAATGGGTGTTTTATATAACTTTTTGGGGCTTAGTGTTGGTGTTGTATTAAATAGTATTCACGATGACAAAAGTAGGCAAGAAGCTTATGGTGCTGATATAACTTATGGAACAAATAACGAGTTTGGTTTTGATTATCTCCGTGATAATATGAAATTTTCAGCAGATCAAAAAGTCCAAAGAGAACACAATTTTGTAATAGTTGATGAAGTTGATAGTATTTTAATAGATGAAGCAAGAACACCGCTAATAATATCTGGTCCAACAAATAGAACTTTAGATGGATATATAAGGGCAAATGAAGTTGCAAAACAAATGATAAGGGGCGAAGCTCCCAAAACTCCAGAGGAAAAAGCAACTGGGGATTTTACTATAGATGAAAAAAACAAAACCGTAATGATAACAGAAGAAGGCATTACAAAAGCAGAAAAACTTTTTGGGGTAGAAAATCTTTATAGTTTAGATAATGCAATCTTAAGCCATCATTTAGATCAAGCATTAAAAGCTCATAATATATTTCACAAAGATGTTGATTATGTAGTAAGAAACGGGGAAATAGTAATAGTTGATGAATTTACAGGAAGACTTAGTGAGGGGAGGCGTTATAGCGAGGGTCTTCATCAAGCACTAGAAGCAAAAGAGAGTGTTAAAATTCAAGAAGAAAGCCAAACTTTAGCTGATATTACTTTTCAAAATTATTTTAGACTTTATGAAAAACTTTCTGGCATGACAGGAACAGCACAAACCGAAGCTACTGAGTTTTCTCAAATTTATGGATTAGATGTTATATCCATTCCGACAAATGTGCCTGTTATAAGAAAAGATCAAAATGACCTTATTTATAAAACAGAAAGAGAGAAATTTGAAGCAGTTATAAAAGAGATAAGAAGGGCAAATTCAAACGGGCAGCCGGTTTTAGTAGGAACTGCTTCTATTGAAAAAAGTGAAAAACTTCATGAACTTTTGGTTAAAGCGAAAATTCCTCACTCAGTTTTAAATGCTAAAAACCATGAAAAAGAAGCCGAGATTATAATGGATGCAGGTGCAAAAGGTGCTGTAACTATAGCTACAAATATGGCAGGACGCGGTGTTGATATTAAGATAAGTGACGAAATAAAAGCTCTTGGCGGACTTTATATCATAGGAACAGAAAGGCATGAAAGTAGAAGGATAGATAATCAACTTCGAGGTCGTTCCGGTCGTCAAGGTGATCCGGGAGAGAGCAGGTTTTATCTAAGCTTAGAAGATAATTTGCTTAGAATTTTTGGAAGTGATAAGATAAAAAACATCATGGAAAGACTTGGTATCAAAGATGGAGAACATATAGAATCAAAAATGGTTACAAGAGCTGTTGAAAATGCTCAAAAGAAAGTTGAAAGTTTGCATTTTGAGTCAAGAAAACATATATTAGAATATGATGATGTTGCAAATGAACAAAGAAAAACCATATATAGATATAGGAATGAACTTCTTGATGAAAACTATGATTTAAGTGATAAAATAAAATTAAACAGATCAGAGTATATAGCCAATGTTTTAGATAACTTAGAAATTTTCCATGGAAGCATAAAAGATAATTTTGATATAGATGGTGTTGTAAGTATAATAGAAAATGATTGTGGCACACATATACAAAAAGAAGATTTGTTGGGACTTGATTATGATGATTTAGCTCAAAAAATAAATGAAATTTTAGAACAATCTTATGAAGCAAAAATGAGCTTTATTGATATGGAGCAAAGAAAACATATAGAAAAAGTGCTTTATTTGCAAGTTGTTGATACAGCTTGGAGAGAACATTTGTATCAAATGGATGTTCTAAAAACTGGCATAGGTTTGAGAGGATATAATCATAAAGATCCTTTAGTAGAGTATAAAAAAGAGAGTTATAATCTTTTTATGGAGCTTGTTAATAGGCTTAAATTTGATAGCATAAAATCTCTTCAAATAGTTCAGTTTAAAACAAGAGAAGATATAGAAGCAGAAGAAGCATTGAGAAAACTTGAAGAAAAAAATGAAGATATCAAATTTAATAAAGACGAAGAACAGCAAGAAACTAACTCAAAAAGACAGCCAATTGTAAATAAAGAAAGAAAAATTCGCAGAAATGAGCCTTGCCCTTGTGGAAGCGGCAAAAAATATAAAGATTGTTGTGGAAAAAGTGGTCCTAAAAAAGGTCTTTTTGCTTAATGGTAAAATATCTTGTTTTTAAATATTTAAGATTTGATAAAACCCAGCCTTTTATAATGCTTAGTGCATTACTCGCTTTTCTTGGTGTTGCTATAGGGCTTATGGTGTTAATAATAGCAATGGCTATAATGAATGGTTTTGATAAAGAATTTGAGAGAAAACTTTTTACCATGAATTATCCCATAACTATAATTAGCCTTACAAAAGGCGGTATAAATGATGAAAATGTCAATGAGTTAAGAAGTAAATTTACAAATCTCAAATTTAGTCCATATATCACAACTCAAGGTGTTGCAAAATACGGCGATAGACTAGAAGGGGTTGCAGTATTTGGCGTAGATTTCAAATACGAAAAAGATATAAATAAAGTTGTAAATGATGCTATAAAAGATATAAAATTTGACGAATTTGATGCACTTATAGGTAAAGGGCTTAGTGATATGTTTTTATTATCGCAAAATGATAAAATCACGCTAATTTTTACCAAAGCCGATGCTGGTGGATTTTCTATCATGCCAAAGATAAAAAGGTTTGATGTAAAATCAACATTTAGATCAGGTCTTATAGCGTATGATAAAAGCTATGTGTATGTTACAAATCAAGCTTTGCAAAAAGTTTTAGGATATGAAAGTGGAATTTATGATGGAATTCATGTTTATTCAAAAGATCCATTTAATGATATAAAAACTATAAAATCACAACTTCCTCAAAATGCAAGGGCTATAGGTTGGTGGGAGCAAAATGGCAACTTTTTTTCAGCCCTAAAGCTTGAAAAGAGGGCACTTTTTATAGTTTTAATGCTTATAATACTAGTTGCTTCTTTAAACATAATAAGTTCTCTTCTTATGACAGTTATGAATAGAAGGCAAGAAATCGCTCTTCTTTTAGCTCTTGGCGCAAGTAAATCTGAGATAAAAAAAAGCTTTTTTTTTCTTGGTAGTGTAATAGGGGGCGGAGGTATAATCATAGGCGTTTTACTGGGACTTTTTGGAGTTTGGTTGCTTGGAAGTTTTGATATAGTAAATTTGCCAGCAGATGTTTATGGAAGTTCAAAATTACCTATGGAGCTTTCTATTTTGGATTTTGTTATGATAGTTGTTGGAGCCATAATAATAGTAGCTGTTTCATCGTATTATCCTGCAAAAAAAGCAACACAAGTCGATGTTTTGCAAACTCTTAGAAATGAGTAATAAAAGATAAAATAATTTATCATATTAAGATAAAAGTATCTTATTTTCAAGCACTAGAGTAAAATACTTCATTTTTAAAGAGTGATGATAAAAGAAATTATTTAAGATATTTTATAACAAATCGATGCCCCGCCAAGAAACAAAAATATTTTTATACAACTAAAATATAAATAACGATGAATCTGTTGTTTTAGACTAGCAAGGGTTTTTCTATTTTTGTATTTATTTAAGTTTTTTAAATTTTAAAAGTAAAATATATATTTTGGCGGGTAGGGTAGGCTAAAAGTTTATTAATTAGTTTAAAAGCATAAAAAACCACATTGATACTCCTATCATATCACCAATAGAGTGGGCTACAAAAAATGGAACCAAATTTTTAATCCTGCCATATAAAAGATAAAAGATATATCCTAAAACAAATCCTATTACAAAAGCTGTTTCAACTCCTTGATAAGTGTGAAAACTAAATCTAATAATTAAGCTATATAAAAAAGCAAATTTAATATACTCTTTTTTAACAAAAAGGCAAATTCCTAAGAAAAAAATCTCTTCAAAAAAACCATTTATCAAAGCAAACAAAATGATAGACATATCAAATTTAACTAAATTTACAGCATCAGCTTTTAAATTAATAGGCTCCAAAAAACAACTAATTAAAATAAAATATAAATCAAAAATAGTAGCTATAAAAATAAAAATTAAAATACCTTGAAATAGAGCTTTTAGGTTAAATTTAATCCTATTTGTGAAAACACTAAAATCAAATTTCCTAAATTTAAGATAAAAATAAACTAAAACTAGATAGAAAAATTCAGTTAAAATGGCTATATAGTTATCACTTGGTGAAAAACTTAAATTTTCATCTAAACTAACCATTTCATTTGATAGGGCAAAATACTGCAAAGTTGAGCTATAAATCGCGAGAAAAAACATAATAAAAGTGATGATTAAAATATCAAACCATCTAAGAGTAGTAATTTTATTCAAACAAATTCCTTAAATTTTTCGAAGCATTTTATCAAAAATTTAGTAAATAAATTCTCCAATCTTAAATTTATTTAAATTATTTTATACATATTATTAACATTAAATTTATATGGATAAGTTTTTATAATTCAAAAAGTAAAGTTTCAAATTTACCTAAAATAAGAGCTTTGAAAATTATCAAAAGAGAGTAAATTTACAAATATAAAAAAGTTTGAAAATTATAGTTTTCAATATAAAATATAAAATAAGTTACGATTTTACCTTTTATCTAATTATAAATAGTAAAATAAAATGTATTAAAATACTGATATCATATAAGATAAATTTCTATGCACTTTTCAAAACAAATTTAAAGATATTTAATGTATAATATTGTTTAAATTTAACAAGGTGTTTTATGAAGTTTAAATTAGATTGCAAAGAGGATTTTAACTCATCCCTACTCTTTTGGCTTACAAGATATGTTAAATTTAAGATAAGCTCTCTTTCTAATAAAGACTTAAGGGATCAAAAAGCTTTAGCATCAGTAAATTACTCTCTTACAAAAGGTGTTGAAAATATACACGAGCTTGATGGGCTTGTAAAAAAAGCAAGAAATGCTGGCATTGGCGGCGTAAATACTTATTTTAATCCACTTAAAAAGATATATGAACAACTTTTGATTTACAATTTAGATAGTTTAAAACAGATTGATGAAGAGTTATTAAGTGAAATTCTAGCAAGTGCAACAGGAGCATTAAGCGATGCTAGTAAAAAAAACTATAGGATAAGCGTTATAAATTTTTTTAGTTTTTTAGATAAACAAAATGAAGAAAATGGCTCTGCTCATATTTTTGATATAGAGCTTAAAAACTGGGGTGGTATTAGTGGAAATAGTGGCAATAAACTGCCTGAATATATGAGCGAAGATGAAGCCAAAAGATTTTTAAATGCAATCGATGAGAGTGATTTTAAAACAAATACCCCTAGAAACAGATGTATCATAAAACTTATTTTATTTACTGGAATTAGGGTTAGTGAGGCTTTAAATTTAAAAAGAAAAGATATCGTAGAAGATGGCGATCTTTTTGTCATAAGGATAAGAGGCAAAGGCAATAAATACCGCATTGTTATGATAAAACAACACTTGATAAGTGAGTATTTAAATTTACTTGAAACAAATTATAACAACAAAGAAGGTTTTCTTTTTATAAATAAAAATGGCGGTCGTTTAACACAAGCTTATGTAAGTAGGATTGTAGAGCAAATTTTATTTAAAGCCGGCATTAGAAAAGAAAAAAATGGCGCTCATATGCTTCGCCACACTTTTGCTACAATGCTTTATAAAAAACAAAAAGACTTAGTTTTGATACAAGAAGCTTTGGGACATGCTAGTTTAAATACATCTAGAATTTATACCCATTTTGACTCACAAAAGCTAAAATTAGCAGCAAAAATTGCAGAAGATTTAAATGAACAATAAATATAAAATAAAGTTAAATTTATATAAAATATCAAATTCATTTTACTATGTAGGTTTTAAATTTGAGTCCAGATAGATCACTTTTTTATGTTTGCTCTTTGCTTATTACAATAGGTATAATTTTTTCTTTTTCTTTGCCTATATATTTTGTTGCAAGAAATGATTACCCGATGTATCACTTTTTATTAAGGCAGTTTGTAGCTGGAAGTTTATCTATATTTATAATGTGGTTTTTATCTAGGCTTGATCCAGATAAGTGGCTTTTTAGGATAGGAGTTTTATTTTTTATAATTTTTACTATTTTAATGATTTCGATGCCTTTTATGCCCTCTTCTATCGCTAGAGTTGTAAATGGTGCAAAAAGATGGATTCATACTCCATTTTTTGCCATATCACCTGTTGAATTTTTTAAAATAGGTTTTATATATTGTCTTGCATGGAGTTTTTCAAGAAAGATTGATGGTAGTAAAAAAAGCTTTAAAACCGAGATAAAAATTTTGATACCTTACATACTTTTATTTTTATTTTATGTATTTTTAATAGCTTTTATGCAAAATGATCTCGGACAAATTGCCGTTTTAGCCGTTATACTTATATTTTTGGCACTTTTTGCAGGAACTAGTTTCAAGCTTTTTATGATGGGTTTTATCCTTTCTATTGGAGTTGCAGTTGTTGCGATATTATCCACAAGCCATAGGCTTAATCGTATAATAAACTGGTGGGCTTATGCTCAAGATATTTTTTTAAAGTTTTTGCCTGATGATTTGGCCAGTCATTTAAGAGTGGAAGTTGTATTAGAGCAAACCGGACAAGTTGCAAATTCACTAAATGCTATCAAATATGGCTCTATTTACGGACAAGGTTTTGGTTTTGGAAGTTATAAACTTGGTTTTTTGCCAGATGTTCATACAGACTTTGTGCTTGCTGGGATTAGCGAAGAGATAGGATTTGTTGGTTTTAGCTTTATTGCTTTTTTAATGTTTATAGTTATATTTTTGATACTTAAAATTTCTGCAAGAAGCGAAAATAAGGTTTATCATCTATTTTCTTTGGGTATTGCTCTTATGATTTTTACAGCTTTTATAATAAACTCTTATGGTGTAAGCTCTATAATCCCGCTTAAAGGAATTCCTGTGCCATTTTTAAGCTATGGGGGTAGCTCACTTCTTGCAACAAGTATTGGTATTGGAATGGTTTTGATGCTTGCAAAGAAAACTTCAAAAAAGGTTAGAGATGATAGCAATTAGCGGTGGCGGAACTGGCGGGCATTTGATTATAGCTAAAACTCTTTGCGAAGAGTTAAATAAAAGAGGCGAAAAAACTATTTTTATAGGTTCGCAAAACGGACAAGATAAACTTTGGTTTGAAAATGACAATGGTTTTAGGCATAAATATTTTTTACCAAGTAGTGGAGTTGTGGATAAAAAAGGCTTTTCTAAGCTTTTTTCTTTATTAAATACTATAAAACTTTCATTTAAATGTATGAGTATTTTTAGAGAGCATAGCATAAAAAAAATAGTTTGTGTTGGTGGATATAGTGCCGCTCCTGCTGCATTTGCTGGAATTTTAACAAAAAAAGAAATTTATATACACGAGCAAAACGCAGTTACTGGAAAGTTAAATAAATTTATAAAAAAATTTGCCAAAAAGTTTTTTAGTTCTTATGAGGGTAAATTTTATAGTTATCCTGTAAATTTGAAGTTTTTTGAATCCGCAAGAGTGCGAAATGAGCTAAAAACTATAATGTTTTTAGGCGGCTCTCAGGGGGCTAAATTTATAAATTCTCTAGCATTAGAATTAGCTTTAAGCCTAAAAGAAAAAAATATAAAAATAATCCATCAGTGTGGCTTGAGAGAATTTGATGAAATAAAACAAAAATACGAAAAACTTGGAGTAGAAGCTGAAGTTTTTGCTTTTTCCAAAAATATAGAAGAAAGTATGAAAAAAGCAGATCTTTGCATAAGTAGAGCTGGGGCAAGTTCGCTTTGGGAACTTTGTGCAAACAGGCTTCCTTGTATTTTTATACCTTTTCCATTTGCCGCTAAAAACCATCAGTTTTATAATGCCAAGTTTTTATATGAAAAAAATCTTTGTGTTTTAATAGAGCAAAAAAATGTAGATAAAAACACTGTTTTACGACACATTGACAATATAAATTTAGCCAAAATTTCTAGCGGATTAGCAAATATTATAGAAAAAAATGGAGCCAAAATAATAGTTGATGAAATTTTGGCTTAACTTAGCTAAACGCTAAATTTATTTAAATCATCTTCTAAATTTTTAGTTACTAAGTTTAGTTTGTTTGCTATATCAACTAGTTGTTTTGAAATGGCTTGATTTTTGTTGCTTATTTCAACCGAATTTTTAGCTTCTTGTAAAAACTCTTTTATAAAAGATGATATTTCTATAATCTTTGATTCTATTTCTTTTGCTATCTCTATGGCATTTTGAGTAGTTTGTTCAGATATTTTAGCTTTAGATGATAGCTCATTTGCATTTTCATTTAATTTATTCATTCCATCTACATTTTCCTGTAACGATGAATAAAGCGAATTGATATTTTTTATGATACTTTGTGTATTTGTATTTATATTTATTATGGATTCTTGCGTTTTTTCGGCTAATTTTCTAACTTCATCAGCAACTACCGCAAACCCTCTACCCTCGCTTCCGGCACGAGCAGCTTCTATGGCAGCATTAAGTGCTAACAACTCAGTTTGCTCTGCGATATCGCTTATTATATCTATTATATTTTTCATATCATTTGTTTGAGAAACTATGACTTGCAAGCTATTTGATATGTCTTGTTCTTTTAAACTTGCTAGGTTTATGTGATTATTTACTACCAAGAGTAAATTTAACATATTTGATAACTCATTTAATGAATCTTTATTTAGTTTATCTGCTTTTTTTGCAAGCTTTGATGAAGTAACTAGAGTTTCATCTATATTTTTAGCTATATCATATGATGCTTTGCTCTGCTCTCTTCCTTTATTTGAGCTAACAAGTAGAGTATTTGAACTATCATTTAACAATAATGTTTGATCTTCTACATCTTTTGCACTAGTTTTGGCAGTAGAAATGATTTTTTGGATGCTGGATATAAAAGAGTTTATATTTTGGCAACTCTGCCCTATTTCATCACTACTTTTTATACTTATTCTAGCACTTAAATCGCCATTTCCACTTGATAAATTTTTTGCCTTACTAAGAAGTTCTAGTATCGGTTTTATAACAACTTTTTTCAAAACAAAAATCAAAATGGCTATTGTGATAACAAAAGCTATTAATATTATTAATATAAATTTATATGAGTTTTTTGCTATATCATCATCTATTTTATCATAAGAATATGATAAATCCATAACCCCTAAAACATCTCCTTTTTTAGAAGATGTATGACACATAAGACACTCATCTTTTGCCAAAAATGGTCTTACAAGCCTTAAATGAGAGCTTCCATTATCATCTTCGGATTGTAAATTTAGATTATTTGGCTTGATAAACTGATTTTTTATTATTTCATCATTTAATACAATTTCTTTTAATCCAAAAGTTTCTATAACTGCTTTTGATGGGTATATGTTTAAATTTTCAACACCTTTTATACTACTAGCTTCATTTACAGTTTTTTCTATGATGGCTGGATCTCCTGTATTCATAGATGTTTTTACTGTTTGATATATGGACATACTTAACATATTTAAGTTATCCTCACTAGCATTTCTAGTAAAATTATAAAACTCTCTTTGTATCATAATAAAAAGAATAAAAAAGCTTACAAAAAGAACAATAACCATACTAATGATAATTTTTTTATTAATTGTGTTTAACTTAAACAAATTTTTACCTTATATTAATTTTTTATAAACCATTATCTTATCAAAAGTATTCTTAATTTTAAATTGTAGTGTAATAAAAACAGAACTTATTTAAATGAAATGTAGTTTATTTTGGGTATTTTAATTACAATATAAATAAATATTGTAATTAAAATAATTCATTTATAAATTAAACTAAATTTAAATGATATTTAGTTTAATTTCTTCGTTATTTATAATGCAAATTTTTGCATCTAAAATATTTTTTGCGATATTTTTTGCCTCACTAAGAGAGTGCATTTCGTAGCTACCGCATTGATATTTGTTTAGCTCGGGTATATCATTTTGTGTTTTTACATCTAAAACATCTTTCATACTTTTACTCCAAGCATTTATAACTTCTTCTTCACAAGGTATGCCTATAAGACTCATATAAAAGCCAGTTCTACATCCCATAGGCGAAATATCTATAATTTCAACACTATTTGAATTTAAATGCTCTCTCATAAAACCTGCAAAAAGATGCTCTAATGTATGCATTCCTTTTGGTGGCAAAATATCTACATTTGGTTTGCAAAATCTAAGATCAAAAACACTTATATCATCA is a window encoding:
- the luxS gene encoding S-ribosylhomocysteine lyase, whose product is MPLLDSFKVDHTKMNAPGVRLAKTMKTPKGDDISVFDLRFCKPNVDILPPKGMHTLEHLFAGFMREHLNSNSVEIIDISPMGCRTGFYMSLIGIPCEEEVINAWSKSMKDVLDVKTQNDIPELNKYQCGSYEMHSLSEAKNIAKNILDAKICIINNEEIKLNII